One Patescibacteria group bacterium genomic window, AAAGGCTTTTTCTTTAAAACTTCTGAAGTTTTTAAGGCTTAATTTATCTAAATACATTACTTTTTCTTCTCAAGCAGAAAAAGAGTTTCCATAAAAACAGGAAGGCTTGGATAAAATTTTTCTGCGGGTTTTAGGTTAAGTTCTTTCCAAAATTTATACCACCAGTTTTTCCCAAAAACAGAAACGTGAGAAATATCCGGACCATGAAAATGTTTAATCCATTGATTCTCGGTCGTAAAGATTTTATGTAAAACAAATTTCTGAGCCACCCGATTACATTCTAAAACCGCTACTTTTAAATCTTCGGTCGGAACATGTTCCAAAACATCGGCTGTCGTTACGACCTCAAAAGAACTGTCTTTGTAGGGTAAAGACATAATATTCCCCATTTTTAAGTATTTTTTAACTTGCGGTCTGGCCTTGGATAAAAGATACTGACTAATTTCCAATCCTTGAGCTTCAACCCCTAATAACCTTAAAAAATAAACCATTTGCCCGGTTCCGCAACCCACATCCAAAAGCGTCTTGGGATTTAGAAGTAATTTAATCTTTATCGCCCGGTAAATATCCCTTAATATGCGCCGAAATTTAACAAAAGAGTCAGTTGTATAGCCTTTTCTTTCGCCGCTTTTACCTCCCTCAAAATAAGCCTGATTATAAAAAGAGGCATCAATTTGAAAAGGAGCAATAACCGTGCCGGTAAATTTTTTACCCTCAAAAACTTTTTCCAAATTTTCCAAATTATCACCCCGCAGGACAACAACGGTTAAACCTATTTTTTGGGCTAATTTTGAAGCTATGGGATCAAAAGGAGTGTTCAAACCGGGGTTCCAAACATCACCGACTAGCGTACGAAAATACTCCCAAGAGGTTCGTTCAATCGGCGTCGCGTCCTTAAATTTAGCCGGATCCTTATCATAAACCATATCAATATTGGAAAGGTTAATTAAGGTTTTGGATTTATAATCTCTTGCCAATAAAACCGCGTTATAATCAGTTGACCATCCCGGTTTCCAACCAGAACAAATAATGACTGGATAAGTGTCCGTGTCATATTTGACATCATATTTATCAATAACTCGAGGGTGAGCTAGGTCTTTAAAGATAGTCCGTAGAAGATGAGCGTTAATTCTTGTCGCATGAACACCTAACCAGTCAAGATCGTCATCGGTTAATTTTTTCCCCATCACCGCCTGGCCGGCATCGCGATAATGCCTGGCAATTCTGCCGCCGCCGCAAACGATAAAAAATCGCTTGCCAAGGCTGACGTGTTTTCTGATAAAATCATTAAATTTTTTGAGGAATTCGGTATTAATACCACCATTAGGGACGATTAAAGAACCACCCAATGAGATAATTATAAATTCTTTTTTCATTTTGGTTTCAAACAGTAATCGGCCTCGTCTGAAGAAGATAAATTTTTTCTTTTTGGGCCGCCCATTCAAGATCCTGGGGTTTTTGGTAAAAATTCTCAATTAAAAGCCCAAGGCTTGCCAATTGAAAAACTTCTTCGTCATTAAGAACCGGTTTATGGCTTTTTAATTTCCGCTGAATAATTTTTAAGTCCGTTTTTTCAACCACAAATCTATCTGGCTCAACGATTCCGTCAACAACCTGTGTTCCTAAACCCCTGGCCGCCTCAATAATAATCAATCTTTCGTCGTCTCGCAAGACGTCTTTAGTAAAGATAACTCCTCCTTTTTCTGCGTTAATCATTTCTTGAACTAAAACCGCCATCTTAATTTCATGCATGGGAATTTGGTGATATAAAGTGTAAGCAACAACTCTCTCTTCATATAAAGAAGACCAACAGGTTTTGATAAAGTCGAAAACTTTTTCCTCTTTAATGTTTAAATAGCTTTCAAATTGACCGGCAAAAGAAGCGAAAGCAAGATCTTCGGAAGTAGCCGAAGAGCGAACGGCCAATCTTTTTAATTTATTTTTAAAAATTTCTTGGTTAATTTGTTCTTTTAAATTCTTGGGAAACTCTCCTTTTTTAATTTTCCTTTTAAGTTCACGACAAATGTTTTCAAGAATACTTCTGTCATTTTGCAGAGAAAGCCGTTCCAGAAGATAACCTAGATTATTTTTCTCAAAAAAAAGATCAAAAGCGACGGTGGTTAAAACAAAGGCGCCGGGAACGGGCAAATCACGGCTAATTAATTGCGCTAGACGAAAAGCCTTAGCGCCCACAATCGGTTCATCTTTCTTCTTTACGGCCGGAAGAGGTAAAACTAGAGGCATCATAGTCTTTTAACTGCTAATTCTCCATTTTTTGTTTCAACCAGCACCTTATCTTTGTCCTTAAAAATTTGGTTACCTATAAAAACAACGAGATGACCAGTCTCCCGAAAAATAGTGGCCGCATGGCCGGTGCTGGCTGAACCAGGGTAAAGAATGATTTTTTTGTCCTGACTGTTGGTAGCAAGAAAGGTTAAAAGATTCATTTGTCTTTTTTTGATGACTATCGGATCTACAAAGATAATTCTTTGCTCCTTACCGATTTTAGGCAAATCACTTTTTGTATTAAGACGAAAGACACTTCCCTCTTCTTTGAGGTGGGGCGCCTTCTCTTTAGTTAAAAGGAAAGGAATACATTCCCTGAAAAAAAGGCCCTCTCTTTCAAAAGCAAACTCCATCCGATGAGGCCCGTAAGTTTTAACAAAATGTTTGAAATAAGAAATTACCTGGAGAATTTGTTTGTCGGAAAACACAGCTTTGTTCCATAAATTTCTGGGAATTTTTAGGCTTCTAATCATTAAATCATTATTTACCTCCAGGTCTTCTTTCTTCTCCGCCACTACTTTTTCTAGAATCTTTTCCGTTTCGAAATCGACAATATAAAAATCATGAGGAAAACTTTGAACCCCTTCATCCAAACCATAAATAGCTTCAATAATAACCTTTTGCTGGCTGTTGGAAAGAGTCAAGCAACCGCCGCCGAAGGGGGCCTTAGGATCAATCCAGGGATGAATAATGACTCCAATTTTAGCGCCTTTCTTATTGTATCGACTTTGGCAGGCAAAATTATAGAGCTTTTCTACGCCTTTAATCATGTCTTTGGCGCTTCTTACTACCGAGTAGGGGCCGGGAGGATTGGTAAAACCGGGAACAGAGAAAGCCCGACCGACATAAAATCCCCGCCGAGGATATTTCTTCTTTAAGTTAAAAAAAACCGCCTCAATCTCTTTTTGAAGCGGTTCTGTTATTCCCTTCTTTTCACAAAGAAGAAAGGCTTGATTGTCAATAATCTTAACGTCAGGAATTGGCAATCTTGCTTTGGCTAATTTTTTAAATCCCTCAACTCTTTCCGTTTTAATTGAGGATTCTAATAAATCTTTGACGTATTTCATTGGGCTTTAAAAATCCCACCATATTGGTGGACTGAAATATCTTACATAATCAATGAGTTTTTGTCAAATAGCTGTGCTGAATATCGTAAGACTTTATTTTAATCGTTCCTTATAAAGTCAGCCTTCTGCTCCTCTCTAACCATTCTTTTTTTATTAAAGCAGCTTGTTCGGGAACATAGTCCCAATGAGAAGCTTTTGTAATATGAGCTCCTCTGGGAACAACCAGCTTATTATGATGACCGTCGATAATGATCGTGCTCATCCTTAAGTTTTCGGCTAAGTCCACATTATCATCTATCATCAAATGGGCTCCCAATTTTCCTATTTTTTCTTGTTTCCAGATTTTTTCTTGAGGGGTTAAAAGTAAATGGGCCGGCATACATATAACTTCAGCTTCGGGATAACCATTATTTCTTAACCACTCAACCGTAGTTTGGTAAACGCCATCAGGCCTGCTCGTCACATAGGCAATAAGCCTACCAATCTCTGTCAGTCTCCAAAGTCCTTTAACCGATCCCTCAACTGTTCTATGATTCTTGACAAATTCGGAATTACAGCGCAAGTCATTCATAACTTGAGAGAGTTCTTTAGCAAAAGAACACCACGCGGGAACATTTTGAACATAACCGTGAACCGCTACTTCTTCTGGAGTTAAATTTGTCCCAAAGCGCGCGTTGAGAAGAGGGATATAGTCTCCCCACGAATCGGCTAGGGTCTCATCAATGTCACAAACAATCCTAAAGCTGTTTTCTAACTCGTGAGAGGGAATAAGTTCTGACGTAATCGGTAAGATAAAATCTTCTTTTTTTGTCATCATAGAAAAGAAATTCTATTCTAGTCCGAAAACCAAAAACTAGCAAGTTTTATTGACAACATAAGAAAAACGTGATATATAAAGACTCTGGAGAAAATTTTATGGTAACAAAATTAGAAGTCAACGTTGACGGAACAAAATTCAGCCCAGATCTTCGAGCAAAGGGAGTTGACGAAAAAAAAGCTTGTGGTTTAATTAGAGAGATCCTTGACGGATACAACGGTCCGGGAGCCGGACCTCAAGGAAAACTTTTAAAAGGCCTGAATTTAACAATAAATGGTCAGGAGAAGAAAACTAGAAAAGAACCTCCTAAATTATCACCAGAAGACCATCAAGGATTGGCAGAAAAATATAGAGAGCTCGCTGATGACTTAATACAAAGAGCTAAAAATGATCCTTCTCTTTGTCAACCATGGTTTAATGACGATGGCGAAGAATGCCCACCTCCAATTACTCTTGTCCCTCAATTGAGCCGGCTAGCTAACCAATTAGAAGCTAAATAAAAACAATTTATGATCTTAAACCCCGAAAGTGGAAAACCACTTTTGGCTGATTACACCGGTCATTCTCCAAAAATTCTTGTCAGTGAAGGAAATTTACTTGGCCATAACCCAGCCATTGAGGGATTTGAAGGCAAAATTCAGGCTTTATGGCAAGAAGCCTGCGGGTCTTTCAGAACAAATAAGGCCAGGATTACTAAAATGCTGGAAATACTGCCGGCCGATTTAAGAATTCCTCAAACGGTTATCCTTTCCCAAGATAAAGATGGACTGCGAGGAGAGATTGAACAAGGAATAAGGGACAATAGAGAGATTGGTTTAAGAACCTGTTTTAATAACGCACAGACTCCACCAGCGGGAACTGCTCCTTGGATTATGGGCTTGAATCAAGAAAAACTGGTATCAGCTTTTTTTGACGAGCAACCGCTTCCAAAAACTCCTATTTGGACAGGCTTTCAAGAAACTTATCGGGACTGGCAAAAATATCCGGGTCTGACCGAAATTATCGTTATGAAAAATCCGCCTGGTTTAGGCAGAGGAAACTTAAGGGGAAAACATTTTGTCTTCCGGGTTGAAACCGTTGATACCAATTTACGAGCCGAACTAAGAATTGGAACAGACCAAATGCGTGACATTGAAGGCAGGGCCAAGCGTGCTGATTTGATTGAAATTACAATGGACATCTCTGAAAACGGTTATGGGATTTTCATTCCCGGCAAAATAAAACTCGAACCGGGTAGAAATTATCTTACTAAACACTTAAAAATTCGATCATTCCCCTATAAAATTACTAAACAGGTCATGGAAACCGTCTTTGGTCAGTGGTGCCCTCAATTTTATTATCTTTTATTAGCCTTGGATAAATTTGGTTTGGGAGCGATTGAATTTCAGGGTCGTCAAGACAAAGGGAAAGTTACATGGATTTTAGCCCATGGTTTCAGGGGTGTAAGAGAAGAAAAAATGACTTATCTTTGACATTTTGGGCAATAAAAGGTGCCGCGGCCGCCCAAAACGATTCTTTTGATTTTACCGCCGCAAGAATTCGGACAAGGTTTCCCGTTTTTTCCATAAACCAAAAAATGTTCCTGGTAAGCGCCTTTTTGCCCATAAGCATCTAAATAATCCTGATCAGAAGCGCCGCGGTATTTTAAACCCAAGCGTAAAACAGCTTCTATCTTCGTCAATAATTTTTCCGCCTCTTTATCTTGTAGGCTTTTGGCGGGACGGCGCGGATCAATTTTAGCCAAAAATAAAGCCTCACCAGCGTAGATATTGCCGATCCCCGAGATCTTCGTTTGATC contains:
- the pyrH gene encoding UMP kinase; this translates as MKKEFIIISLGGSLIVPNGGINTEFLKKFNDFIRKHVSLGKRFFIVCGGGRIARHYRDAGQAVMGKKLTDDDLDWLGVHATRINAHLLRTIFKDLAHPRVIDKYDVKYDTDTYPVIICSGWKPGWSTDYNAVLLARDYKSKTLINLSNIDMVYDKDPAKFKDATPIERTSWEYFRTLVGDVWNPGLNTPFDPIASKLAQKIGLTVVVLRGDNLENLEKVFEGKKFTGTVIAPFQIDASFYNQAYFEGGKSGERKGYTTDSFVKFRRILRDIYRAIKIKLLLNPKTLLDVGCGTGQMVYFLRLLGVEAQGLEISQYLLSKARPQVKKYLKMGNIMSLPYKDSSFEVVTTADVLEHVPTEDLKVAVLECNRVAQKFVLHKIFTTENQWIKHFHGPDISHVSVFGKNWWYKFWKELNLKPAEKFYPSLPVFMETLFLLEKKK
- a CDS encoding PEP/pyruvate-binding domain-containing protein; this encodes MMPLVLPLPAVKKKDEPIVGAKAFRLAQLISRDLPVPGAFVLTTVAFDLFFEKNNLGYLLERLSLQNDRSILENICRELKRKIKKGEFPKNLKEQINQEIFKNKLKRLAVRSSATSEDLAFASFAGQFESYLNIKEEKVFDFIKTCWSSLYEERVVAYTLYHQIPMHEIKMAVLVQEMINAEKGGVIFTKDVLRDDERLIIIEAARGLGTQVVDGIVEPDRFVVEKTDLKIIQRKLKSHKPVLNDEEVFQLASLGLLIENFYQKPQDLEWAAQKEKIYLLQTRPITV
- a CDS encoding PEP/pyruvate-binding domain-containing protein, coding for MKYVKDLLESSIKTERVEGFKKLAKARLPIPDVKIIDNQAFLLCEKKGITEPLQKEIEAVFFNLKKKYPRRGFYVGRAFSVPGFTNPPGPYSVVRSAKDMIKGVEKLYNFACQSRYNKKGAKIGVIIHPWIDPKAPFGGGCLTLSNSQQKVIIEAIYGLDEGVQSFPHDFYIVDFETEKILEKVVAEKKEDLEVNNDLMIRSLKIPRNLWNKAVFSDKQILQVISYFKHFVKTYGPHRMEFAFEREGLFFRECIPFLLTKEKAPHLKEEGSVFRLNTKSDLPKIGKEQRIIFVDPIVIKKRQMNLLTFLATNSQDKKIILYPGSASTGHAATIFRETGHLVVFIGNQIFKDKDKVLVETKNGELAVKRL